The proteins below come from a single Chryseobacterium capnotolerans genomic window:
- a CDS encoding T9SS type A sorting domain-containing protein has protein sequence MHCFRIVCSGSSLAKDIKSSTQDFLNQVTTTIDQQYLITGSSIQSDDKSQVSENKQNNGYDFHLVKLNQQGEQVWEKYFSGQNHDYLSATVATQDGGFLLSGTSYSGKGLDKKEDSKGGSDIWLIRINEFGDELWQKTLGTYADEEARAVIQTTDLGFMIAGNVQGASKGYGSKDVWITRLDKDGKELSQLILGGRGLDEVEKMIPTKDGGALLGIYSRSSEVRVSGLGDKSRGNTSSSESRTPNFVSRTGKGTENFGEGDYWIVKLDKNGKVEWEKNFGGKGDDHIRTLALASNGFIIGGESRSDRSGNKSVGIEEGTDLWLISLNERGEEKWQKSYSFKNRDILMSMSVLHSADEGTSKGILLGGYTQAEGRIEENDETFWMLYLDHSGNEQWRKHVKGESRKREERLSDLKLNKDGSIVLAGTSAKELGKENWKIVKLGDQQVKELVEKYDIKIYPNPVSDYAYVEIGFDFKEADIMLYDMSGRQIQNLKTKNNITKINTNSLVQGAYLITIKTDSNKTANAKLIKK, from the coding sequence ATGCACTGTTTCAGGATTGTATGCTCAGGAAGTAGTCTGGCAAAAGATATCAAATCCTCTACTCAGGATTTTTTAAATCAGGTCACTACAACCATTGATCAACAATATCTTATTACAGGAAGCTCTATTCAGAGCGATGATAAATCCCAGGTCTCTGAGAATAAACAGAATAACGGTTACGATTTTCATTTGGTAAAACTAAACCAACAAGGAGAACAGGTCTGGGAGAAATATTTTTCCGGGCAAAACCATGATTATTTATCGGCCACAGTAGCCACTCAAGATGGTGGTTTTCTCCTTTCTGGGACCTCTTATTCGGGAAAAGGACTGGATAAAAAGGAGGATTCCAAAGGAGGTTCAGACATCTGGCTCATCAGAATCAATGAATTTGGAGATGAATTATGGCAAAAGACATTAGGTACTTATGCTGATGAAGAAGCGAGAGCTGTAATTCAAACAACAGATTTAGGGTTTATGATCGCAGGAAATGTACAAGGAGCATCCAAGGGTTATGGTTCAAAAGATGTCTGGATTACCAGATTAGATAAGGACGGAAAGGAATTGTCTCAATTGATTTTAGGTGGAAGAGGGCTCGATGAGGTTGAAAAGATGATTCCAACAAAAGATGGGGGAGCTTTACTGGGAATCTATTCAAGAAGTTCCGAGGTTCGCGTTTCGGGATTAGGTGACAAGTCTCGTGGGAACACATCATCTTCAGAATCTCGTACTCCGAATTTTGTATCCCGCACCGGGAAAGGCACAGAGAATTTTGGTGAAGGTGATTATTGGATCGTTAAGCTTGATAAAAACGGAAAGGTAGAATGGGAAAAGAACTTTGGGGGTAAAGGAGATGATCATATTAGAACACTTGCTCTTGCTTCAAATGGTTTTATCATTGGCGGAGAGTCCAGATCAGACAGGTCCGGAAACAAATCTGTGGGAATAGAAGAAGGTACAGATCTGTGGCTGATTTCTTTGAATGAAAGAGGCGAGGAAAAATGGCAAAAATCATACAGTTTCAAGAACAGAGATATTCTGATGAGTATGAGTGTTCTTCATTCAGCAGATGAAGGAACTTCAAAAGGAATCCTGTTAGGCGGTTACACCCAGGCAGAAGGAAGAATTGAAGAAAATGATGAAACGTTCTGGATGCTGTATTTAGATCATAGTGGAAACGAACAGTGGAGAAAGCATGTGAAAGGAGAGTCCAGAAAAAGAGAAGAACGGCTTTCGGATCTGAAATTAAACAAAGATGGATCTATTGTTCTGGCAGGAACCAGTGCAAAGGAATTAGGTAAAGAAAACTGGAAAATTGTAAAGCTTGGAGATCAACAGGTAAAAGAGCTGGTTGAGAAATATGATATCAAAATCTATCCTAATCCAGTATCTGACTATGCCTATGTGGAGATTGGTTTTGACTTCAAGGAAGCTGATATTATGCTCTATGATATGAGTGGAAGGCAGATTCAGAATTTGAAGACTAAAAATAATATAACCAAAATCAATACAAATTCTCTAGTACAGGGAGCTTATCTGATTACGATAAAAACTGATAGTAACAAAACAGCAAATGCTAAGTTGATAAAAAAATAA
- a CDS encoding Y-family DNA polymerase — translation MYALVDCNNFFVSCERTLDPDLEGKPVVVLSNNDGCVVSRSKEAKDLGIPMAAPAFKYKDLFKEHNVKRFSAKFELYNYKSQQVINIARSYVLDYEIYSIDELFLDLTGFKYIDIHEYCAKIKTEIQEKENIPVSIGIAPSKTLCKVANRIVKDFPEQFNGVYIMDTPEKIEKALKWLNIGDVWGIGRKLAAKMNDSGVYKAWDLLQKPEMWVRKVMGIHGVRMINELKGIRQLELDAPSPKKSIAVTRSFMEMLTDKEAVRERVETFGMYCSERLRRQNTCCKMITVFVQTNRFRKDLPEYRNAMTQILPNPTNSSILIGRVVNELFEAVYRDGFHYKRAGVMVNDFVPEDQRQISLFEEDIQNQHLPVMKAMDAMNRKFGKDKVRLGSMSGENTFGRAQLSPEYEAFLKKNTLPEANFRFH, via the coding sequence ATGTATGCGCTGGTAGATTGTAATAACTTTTTTGTATCCTGTGAGAGGACTCTGGATCCAGACCTTGAAGGTAAACCTGTTGTGGTTCTTTCCAACAACGATGGATGTGTAGTGTCCAGAAGTAAGGAAGCAAAAGATCTTGGGATTCCTATGGCAGCTCCTGCATTCAAATACAAAGATCTCTTCAAAGAGCATAATGTAAAAAGGTTTTCTGCAAAATTCGAACTCTATAATTATAAAAGCCAGCAGGTCATCAATATCGCCCGTTCTTATGTTCTGGATTATGAAATATACAGTATTGATGAGCTTTTCCTTGATTTAACAGGCTTCAAATATATTGATATACACGAATACTGTGCTAAAATAAAAACAGAGATTCAGGAGAAAGAGAATATTCCTGTAAGTATTGGTATTGCACCCAGCAAGACTTTATGTAAAGTGGCCAACAGAATTGTAAAGGATTTTCCGGAGCAATTTAATGGAGTGTATATTATGGATACTCCTGAAAAAATAGAAAAAGCGTTGAAATGGCTGAACATAGGAGATGTTTGGGGAATAGGAAGAAAGCTGGCTGCTAAAATGAATGATAGTGGTGTGTATAAGGCTTGGGACCTTCTTCAGAAACCCGAAATGTGGGTTCGGAAAGTGATGGGAATCCATGGGGTAAGGATGATCAACGAATTGAAAGGAATCCGTCAGCTGGAACTGGATGCTCCATCTCCTAAAAAATCAATTGCGGTTACCCGAAGTTTTATGGAAATGCTTACCGATAAAGAAGCTGTTCGGGAGCGGGTAGAAACCTTTGGGATGTATTGTTCAGAAAGATTACGCCGCCAGAATACCTGCTGTAAAATGATAACGGTCTTTGTGCAGACCAACCGATTCAGAAAAGATCTTCCTGAATATAGAAATGCTATGACTCAAATTCTTCCCAATCCCACCAATTCATCCATACTGATAGGAAGAGTGGTGAACGAGCTTTTTGAAGCCGTTTACAGAGATGGATTCCACTATAAAAGGGCAGGTGTGATGGTGAATGACTTTGTTCCTGAAGATCAAAGGCAGATCAGCCTTTTTGAAGAAGATATACAAAACCAGCATCTTCCCGTGATGAAGGCCATGGATGCCATGAACCGGAAATTCGGAAAAGATAAGGTCCGTTTGGGAAGTATGAGCGGTGAGAATACTTTTGGCCGTGCTCAGCTGTCTCCGGAATATGAAGCATTCTTGAAAAAGAATACGCTGCCAGAGGCGAATTTTAGGTTTCATTAG
- a CDS encoding Na+/H+ antiporter → MHTVLPFLLAMIAAIVLLNMWAVKLKIAYPILLVIFGLLVSFIPGLPAVKINPDLIFFIFLPPLLFEAAWSISFKEMKRWWRIIGSFAFLVVFFTAFSVAIAANYFIPGFTIALGFLLGGIVSPPDAVSTGAIMKFVKIPNTTAAVLEGESLLNDASSLIIFRFALIAVGTGQFIWQEASLDFLWMVIGGAGIGLLLAWIFVQAHKRLPTDASSDIALTLIEPYLMYWVAEQIHCSGVLAVVCGGLYMSAKRMIFLNSTSRIRGYSVWESFVFILNGIVFLIIGLELPEIVGGLRSEGIALKTAINYGVLVTAILIIARIISSYAAMIATIIFRPSVAPRASSMGRRLMMPILLGWTGMRGVVSLAAALAIPLTLENGTPFPNRNLILFITFVVILLTLLVQGLTLPYFIKYGKVFEGFIDEEKEELARKEIKQKLRQHVYHFLKNKHESELHSDAGIERLLRHWEEKNKANDDDWMNEKSKAVFIEMLESQRQFLSELNKDTSVNEEIIRHQLYQLDLEEERLRMI, encoded by the coding sequence ATGCATACCGTTTTACCCTTTTTATTGGCCATGATAGCCGCTATAGTATTATTAAATATGTGGGCTGTTAAATTAAAAATCGCTTATCCTATTTTGCTGGTTATATTTGGACTTCTTGTAAGCTTTATACCCGGTTTGCCTGCTGTAAAGATCAACCCCGATCTTATTTTTTTTATATTCCTGCCACCACTACTATTTGAAGCAGCCTGGTCTATTTCCTTTAAAGAAATGAAAAGATGGTGGCGTATCATTGGAAGTTTTGCGTTCCTGGTTGTATTTTTTACTGCGTTTTCAGTGGCCATTGCTGCCAATTATTTTATTCCGGGATTTACGATTGCTCTGGGGTTCTTATTGGGAGGCATCGTATCTCCGCCTGATGCTGTAAGTACGGGTGCTATTATGAAATTTGTAAAAATTCCCAATACGACTGCAGCTGTTTTGGAAGGAGAAAGCCTTCTGAATGATGCTTCTTCGCTGATTATCTTCCGTTTTGCGCTTATTGCAGTAGGAACCGGACAATTTATATGGCAGGAAGCTTCATTGGATTTTTTATGGATGGTGATCGGAGGAGCAGGAATTGGTCTATTACTGGCCTGGATTTTTGTACAAGCTCACAAGAGGCTTCCTACAGATGCTTCTTCAGATATTGCATTGACGCTTATTGAGCCTTATCTGATGTATTGGGTAGCGGAACAAATTCATTGCTCTGGTGTTTTGGCAGTTGTTTGCGGAGGTCTGTATATGTCTGCTAAAAGAATGATCTTTTTGAACAGTACCAGCCGTATAAGAGGATATAGCGTATGGGAAAGCTTTGTATTTATTCTGAATGGTATTGTTTTCTTAATTATCGGACTGGAGCTTCCTGAGATTGTAGGCGGGCTGCGTTCCGAAGGAATAGCTTTAAAAACTGCCATTAATTATGGAGTATTAGTGACAGCTATTCTTATTATAGCCAGAATAATAAGCTCCTATGCAGCCATGATTGCCACAATTATTTTTCGTCCTTCTGTAGCTCCCAGAGCATCTTCCATGGGAAGAAGGCTAATGATGCCTATTTTACTTGGATGGACAGGAATGAGGGGAGTGGTATCTCTGGCAGCAGCACTTGCCATCCCGCTAACTCTTGAAAACGGCACCCCTTTTCCAAACAGGAATCTTATATTATTCATCACCTTTGTCGTGATACTGCTTACCCTTTTGGTACAGGGGCTTACATTGCCTTATTTTATAAAATATGGAAAAGTTTTTGAGGGTTTTATAGATGAAGAAAAAGAGGAACTGGCCCGAAAGGAGATCAAACAAAAATTAAGACAACATGTTTATCATTTTCTTAAGAATAAACATGAAAGCGAACTTCATAGTGATGCAGGAATAGAGCGATTGTTGCGACATTGGGAAGAAAAAAACAAAGCCAATGACGATGACTGGATGAACGAAAAATCCAAAGCTGTTTTTATCGAAATGCTTGAAAGCCAAAGACAGTTTCTTTCAGAACTTAATAAAGATACTTCTGTGAATGAAGAAATTATCAGGCATCAGCTCTATCAGCTTGACCTGGAAGAAGAACGGCTGCGAATGATTTAA
- a CDS encoding DUF6443 domain-containing protein has translation MKKIIIPIGLVLSISTLKSQSNLENYVQARTYLEPVTTTQPNAKQMRKVEYYDGLGKLKQIVNVKITPQGRDVVIPVIYDGFGRQTREYLPVPQSGTQDGLIYTQNSGLVPFPVGDPQNLYTNERAFSEKILESSPLDRLQQQIQIGTDWMGKPIKYDNEANTVADAVKKFTTSTSWVGGATKSIPSNAGVYGANQLYKNTVTDEDGNKTIEFKNGKGQVILIRNVVSASENADTYYIYNEYNQLAFVVPPMLSKIQSWTPADQDNLAYEYRYDGGNLMVEKKLPGKDWEYMVYDKSDRLILSQDANLRTQNKWVISKYDKLGRVVYTGYLTGGERAARQNEIKDLLIIESRNSTGFTRNGMTVYYTDNNFAGQIPTLLSVNYYDSYPPYNFNPDLTIPGKTVLTEVPNADGRSTKGLPVATLLKNVEDDNWTKNYTLYDDKARVIGSHSINYLGGYTRIETDLDFSGVTLSTQTKHFRRTTEPEVNVKERFEYDNQNRLLKHYHQVDYWPEQLLAENIYNEFAQLATKKVGNNLQSIDYAYNVKGWLTDVNKDQMGIPDLGGKLFAYKIKYNQKNGITKPDPVLFAGKDVQARYNGNIAEVDWRAVESIGANPPMEPKRYGYVYDGLNRVTAGYYQNPNNPYSREHTESIDYDLNGNITNLYRTSVMENGNTTATVIDNIEYTNVGNHAVKMKDLSKNKSGYEGTVGSVIEYDLNGNMKNMLDKQITGIGYNHLNLQNSLVIGSGQITTEINNKFRSDGVKVRKENTFTSIGITNTTWTKEITDYLDGFQYLNKTASNNGGGGSTDMFSKISSESQVALEMEAFKKIPPIDLDPPPIDPIVKNPHNPELQFFATTEGFYDYQKKSYIYQYKDHLGNVRVSFSRNNQNGAFEITDANDYYPFGMNHLKTGGSYFGAGSYKNYKYNRKELQETGMYDYGWRHYMPDVGRWTTSDPLIKDLDFTFNPNEADDDDDDDISAGILLANGGGVFNVKNLNPYAYGYNDPIRYDDPDGRCPNCLTALGGALIGGGLELGGQLLSGKSFKEVDWADVAIETGKGALAGAGLGVGAKFLVEAGSVVAKAAVDYSGNEGNQNIFNGKKSGSKAWADGLMDVAAGKAGGAAAKQLNKVSGKFLAKATVAETKALRNVTLATNNFNRLTNGGRNMYGVNATLATSKLAKSKAVAQVARKNAVAAKITKTVVKNGEVVNKAIQGSLGDKIKSWFGF, from the coding sequence ATGAAAAAAATAATAATCCCAATCGGTTTAGTGCTTTCTATAAGTACTTTAAAATCGCAATCAAACCTCGAGAATTATGTACAGGCCCGTACTTATCTTGAACCCGTAACCACCACCCAGCCTAATGCAAAGCAAATGCGTAAAGTTGAGTATTATGATGGATTAGGAAAATTAAAACAAATTGTAAATGTAAAAATAACTCCACAAGGAAGAGATGTTGTGATCCCGGTTATCTATGATGGATTTGGAAGACAAACAAGAGAATATCTTCCTGTACCTCAATCAGGAACACAAGATGGACTTATCTATACCCAGAATTCAGGATTAGTTCCGTTTCCGGTAGGAGATCCACAAAACCTTTATACGAACGAGAGGGCATTTTCAGAAAAAATATTGGAAAGCTCTCCGCTAGACAGGCTTCAGCAGCAGATCCAGATAGGGACTGATTGGATGGGAAAACCAATAAAATATGATAATGAAGCCAATACAGTAGCCGATGCAGTAAAGAAATTTACTACTTCTACGAGCTGGGTAGGAGGAGCTACTAAAAGTATTCCGTCTAATGCTGGTGTCTATGGAGCTAATCAGTTATATAAGAACACGGTTACCGATGAAGATGGAAACAAGACCATTGAGTTTAAAAACGGTAAAGGGCAGGTTATTCTGATAAGAAATGTAGTAAGTGCCTCAGAAAATGCAGATACCTATTATATTTATAACGAATATAATCAGCTAGCTTTTGTAGTCCCTCCTATGTTATCTAAAATTCAGAGCTGGACGCCTGCAGATCAGGACAATCTGGCTTACGAATATCGGTATGATGGTGGAAACCTTATGGTAGAAAAAAAGCTTCCGGGAAAAGACTGGGAGTATATGGTATATGATAAATCAGACAGACTGATCTTATCCCAGGATGCCAATTTGAGGACTCAAAATAAATGGGTGATCTCTAAGTATGATAAGTTGGGAAGAGTAGTGTATACAGGCTATTTAACCGGAGGAGAAAGGGCTGCCAGACAAAATGAAATAAAGGATCTATTGATCATCGAAAGCAGAAATTCAACCGGATTTACCCGAAATGGAATGACTGTTTATTATACAGATAATAATTTTGCTGGGCAAATTCCTACTCTACTAAGTGTTAATTATTATGACAGCTATCCGCCATATAATTTTAATCCTGATCTTACTATTCCGGGAAAAACAGTGCTTACAGAGGTTCCTAATGCAGATGGTAGAAGCACCAAAGGATTACCTGTAGCAACTTTGTTGAAGAATGTTGAAGATGATAACTGGACGAAGAATTACACTCTTTATGATGATAAAGCAAGAGTGATTGGATCCCATTCCATTAACTATTTGGGGGGATATACCAGAATAGAAACGGACCTGGACTTTTCCGGAGTTACTCTGAGTACACAAACAAAACATTTCAGAAGAACCACTGAACCAGAGGTTAATGTGAAAGAACGCTTTGAATATGATAACCAGAATAGATTGTTAAAACATTATCATCAGGTAGATTATTGGCCGGAACAGTTATTGGCAGAGAATATTTATAATGAGTTTGCTCAGTTAGCAACCAAAAAGGTAGGAAACAATCTACAAAGTATTGATTATGCTTACAATGTTAAAGGCTGGTTGACAGATGTTAACAAAGATCAAATGGGAATTCCTGACTTGGGTGGAAAACTATTTGCATATAAAATTAAATATAACCAGAAGAATGGGATCACAAAGCCAGACCCTGTTTTATTTGCAGGAAAAGATGTGCAGGCTAGATATAACGGAAATATAGCAGAGGTAGATTGGAGAGCTGTGGAATCAATAGGAGCAAACCCTCCCATGGAGCCTAAAAGATATGGATATGTTTATGATGGCTTAAATAGGGTGACAGCAGGATATTATCAAAATCCCAATAACCCGTATTCCAGAGAGCATACAGAATCTATCGACTATGACTTAAACGGAAATATTACCAACCTTTACAGAACATCTGTGATGGAAAATGGGAATACAACAGCTACTGTAATTGATAATATCGAATATACCAATGTAGGAAACCATGCTGTAAAAATGAAAGATCTCAGTAAAAATAAATCCGGGTATGAAGGTACTGTAGGATCTGTTATTGAATATGATCTGAATGGGAATATGAAAAATATGCTGGATAAACAGATCACAGGTATTGGCTACAATCATTTAAATTTACAGAATTCATTGGTAATAGGCAGCGGGCAAATCACGACAGAGATTAACAATAAGTTCCGATCTGATGGGGTAAAGGTTCGTAAAGAGAATACCTTCACAAGCATAGGAATTACCAATACAACCTGGACTAAAGAGATTACAGACTATCTTGACGGATTCCAGTATTTAAATAAAACCGCTTCAAATAATGGCGGCGGAGGTAGTACTGATATGTTTTCTAAAATATCTTCGGAATCTCAGGTCGCTCTTGAGATGGAAGCGTTCAAAAAAATACCACCAATTGATCTGGATCCTCCACCGATTGATCCAATTGTTAAAAACCCTCATAATCCAGAGCTCCAATTCTTTGCAACAACCGAAGGATTCTATGATTATCAGAAAAAATCATATATTTACCAGTACAAAGACCATTTGGGTAATGTAAGGGTAAGTTTCAGTAGAAATAACCAGAATGGGGCTTTTGAAATCACTGATGCCAATGATTACTATCCTTTTGGAATGAATCATTTAAAAACAGGAGGATCTTATTTTGGTGCAGGAAGTTATAAAAACTATAAATATAACAGAAAAGAGCTTCAGGAAACAGGAATGTATGACTACGGATGGCGTCATTATATGCCTGATGTTGGTAGATGGACTACATCAGATCCACTGATCAAAGACCTTGATTTTACCTTTAATCCAAATGAAGCAGATGATGATGACGACGATGATATCTCTGCAGGAATACTTCTTGCTAATGGGGGCGGAGTATTTAATGTAAAGAACCTAAACCCATACGCTTATGGATATAATGATCCGATCAGATATGATGATCCGGATGGAAGATGTCCCAACTGTCTAACTGCACTAGGAGGAGCTTTGATTGGGGGTGGTCTGGAATTAGGAGGCCAGCTTTTGTCAGGAAAATCATTCAAAGAAGTAGACTGGGCTGATGTTGCTATAGAAACTGGTAAAGGAGCATTAGCCGGAGCAGGCCTTGGTGTTGGAGCCAAATTTCTTGTAGAGGCAGGTTCAGTGGTCGCTAAAGCAGCTGTAGATTATTCCGGAAATGAAGGAAATCAGAATATTTTCAATGGTAAAAAGTCTGGTAGTAAAGCTTGGGCTGACGGTTTAATGGATGTTGCAGCTGGAAAAGCAGGTGGGGCTGCAGCGAAACAGTTAAATAAAGTATCAGGTAAGTTTTTAGCAAAAGCTACTGTAGCAGAAACAAAGGCCTTAAGAAATGTAACGCTGGCTACCAATAATTTTAATAGATTAACCAATGGAGGAAGGAATATGTATGGAGTAAACGCAACGTTAGCTACCTCTAAATTAGCGAAATCAAAGGCTGTAGCTCAAGTAGCAAGAAAAAATGCTGTTGCTGCCAAAATAACGAAAACTGTAGTGAAAAATGGAGAGGTTGTCAATAAAGCCATTCAGGGATCGTTAGGAGATAAAATAAAATCATGGTTTGGGTTTTAA
- a CDS encoding DUF5977 domain-containing protein codes for MFAAIELDLPGTDYVNFTQKTFGGVIMPVTSANDIKPANTDFTVDHPYCAPNDPTYPAPLDLRARYEKNKKKPVSWYLSKIENRFGEVISFDYETKKSLTFNRASGSYYPYPANSWSTSKITLETKRKLNMVPIIKSIQSSSSKITFNYGDVRKDIYDAGRSSTLQKLNEIVVSSINKTNNTETVVNKARLVQVDIESTEKSIHADPAIDKAVYTRMFLTEIALSDKNGVPVNKYNFKYKTPRNLPNKQSFQIDHWGFYKAGDPKRFIPNLFYYPTDNKINIDISPFSLYKRDQFTGTELQTAGTSYTKDSTPKLEDAVSGSLESISSLGGKVLYTYDLNYFTYYNQKREGPGLRVKESTTDSGNGQFTEEYTYGANGDGTGTLLDVPKISGVTWGGQSEYAEPEKYVSASGDHEYSFYYGSVKKTRKKDNTTLGYTINEYSTFTPIYTKQIDIDDFHYKSPMIYDSYATRTTNIDTVNGGIIYIGLDNRYYYYIPEADFKGINGKLKSSKVYNSGNQIVKSVLHDYKLKWKETDLIDDGWYGGGLGKFYSFNYDLSKTETTEYFGNGSISSSVNYVRNNERKIKDIFKTIGGANEEEHIKYAYEGNDSNALTIKNENRLNEISEHTLIDQGKTTYTKNVLNQFSVPFSVPTGGFVNKPLIEKAYSQKSFDGVDYRKGIQTLRQGIYGNVIESINEQEVYTTTIWGYNHTQPIAKIEGASYAQVMQAFGLDGNDNKAYLQLEIVKKSDVDVDENSENTLALELNTFKNKPELKDFQITTYTYDPLIGAKKITPPSGVSEQYKYDDAGRLEKVLNADNNIVKEYKYNVTPTYYYSDEASKTFTSVCGPGTLPSPVTYVVPAAKYVSTVSQVEADQMAQNDINANGLNYATTNGICTPYVCTITPTHLADIYYSSFQETAFGHIKVILSFPMTGYNGSTPNWSNGVFIGTLDSLCRPTSYKNFNVSSNGGGWSVSLGPAGDITVRSTGGNSGSSATLYFEYDK; via the coding sequence ATGTTTGCAGCTATCGAATTAGATTTACCAGGAACAGATTATGTTAATTTTACTCAGAAGACTTTTGGGGGGGTAATTATGCCTGTAACTTCTGCTAATGACATTAAGCCGGCAAATACAGACTTTACAGTAGATCATCCTTATTGTGCTCCCAATGATCCGACATATCCTGCGCCATTGGATTTAAGAGCAAGATATGAGAAAAATAAAAAGAAACCGGTTAGCTGGTATTTATCAAAAATTGAAAATAGATTTGGTGAAGTTATATCTTTTGATTACGAAACAAAAAAATCTCTAACATTTAACAGAGCATCAGGTTCTTATTACCCTTATCCTGCAAACTCATGGAGTACAAGTAAAATAACATTGGAAACGAAACGGAAGCTGAATATGGTACCTATTATTAAGAGTATTCAATCTTCATCTTCAAAAATTACATTTAATTATGGGGATGTTCGAAAAGATATTTATGATGCAGGAAGATCCAGTACCTTACAGAAACTCAATGAGATCGTAGTATCCAGTATTAATAAAACAAATAATACAGAGACTGTTGTTAATAAAGCTCGTTTAGTACAAGTGGATATTGAATCTACCGAAAAGAGTATTCATGCAGATCCTGCAATAGATAAGGCCGTATATACCAGGATGTTTTTGACAGAAATAGCGCTTAGTGATAAAAACGGAGTACCTGTTAATAAATATAACTTTAAATACAAAACCCCTCGAAACCTTCCTAATAAGCAGTCTTTCCAGATTGACCATTGGGGCTTTTATAAAGCAGGAGATCCTAAGCGTTTTATACCCAACTTATTCTATTATCCCACTGATAATAAAATAAATATTGATATTTCTCCTTTTTCACTTTATAAAAGAGATCAATTTACAGGAACAGAGCTTCAAACAGCTGGGACTTCATATACCAAAGACAGTACTCCAAAGCTAGAAGATGCCGTTTCGGGATCATTAGAAAGTATCTCAAGTTTAGGAGGAAAAGTCTTGTATACTTATGATTTGAATTATTTTACTTATTACAATCAAAAAAGAGAAGGACCTGGTCTTAGAGTGAAAGAATCTACTACGGATTCAGGAAATGGGCAGTTTACAGAGGAATACACATATGGTGCTAACGGAGATGGTACAGGTACTTTACTGGATGTTCCTAAAATCAGCGGTGTAACCTGGGGCGGACAGTCCGAGTATGCTGAACCGGAGAAATATGTAAGTGCAAGTGGGGATCATGAGTATTCTTTCTATTATGGTTCCGTAAAGAAAACGAGAAAAAAGGATAATACAACTCTTGGATATACTATTAACGAGTATAGTACGTTTACCCCAATCTATACAAAGCAGATTGATATAGATGACTTTCATTATAAATCCCCAATGATTTATGATTCCTATGCTACCAGAACAACAAATATAGATACGGTGAATGGTGGTATTATTTATATTGGGCTAGACAACAGGTATTATTATTATATTCCAGAAGCAGATTTTAAAGGGATTAATGGAAAACTAAAATCCAGTAAAGTTTATAATTCAGGTAATCAGATTGTTAAATCTGTTTTGCATGATTATAAACTAAAATGGAAAGAAACTGATCTTATTGATGATGGCTGGTATGGAGGAGGATTAGGAAAGTTCTATTCTTTCAATTATGATCTTAGTAAAACAGAAACTACGGAATATTTTGGTAATGGAAGTATATCGTCGTCAGTTAATTATGTGAGAAATAATGAAAGGAAAATTAAAGATATTTTCAAAACAATCGGAGGGGCAAACGAAGAAGAGCACATCAAATATGCATATGAAGGAAACGATAGCAATGCATTGACGATTAAAAACGAGAATCGGTTAAATGAAATAAGTGAACACACTTTAATAGACCAGGGAAAAACTACTTACACTAAGAATGTATTGAATCAATTTTCAGTTCCATTTTCAGTTCCAACAGGTGGTTTTGTCAATAAACCTCTTATTGAAAAAGCGTATAGTCAGAAAAGTTTTGATGGCGTAGATTACAGAAAGGGAATCCAAACATTAAGACAAGGTATCTATGGAAATGTGATTGAATCAATCAATGAACAGGAGGTCTATACTACAACTATTTGGGGATACAACCATACTCAGCCTATCGCAAAAATAGAGGGAGCAAGCTATGCCCAGGTAATGCAGGCTTTTGGCTTGGATGGAAACGATAATAAAGCTTATCTGCAATTGGAAATCGTAAAGAAATCTGATGTAGATGTAGATGAAAATTCGGAGAATACTCTGGCTTTGGAGTTGAATACTTTTAAAAATAAACCGGAACTGAAAGACTTTCAGATTACCACTTATACCTATGATCCGCTTATAGGAGCAAAAAAGATCACACCACCTTCAGGAGTCAGCGAACAATATAAATATGATGATGCAGGCAGGCTTGAAAAAGTTTTAAATGCTGACAATAATATCGTAAAAGAATATAAATATAATGTTACTCCTACTTATTATTACAGTGATGAAGCAAGCAAAACTTTTACAAGTGTTTGTGGGCCCGGGACTCTACCTTCACCAGTAACTTATGTCGTTCCTGCGGCTAAATATGTATCTACAGTAAGTCAGGTAGAGGCAGATCAGATGGCCCAGAATGATATTAATGCTAATGGACTTAATTATGCCACTACTAATGGAATATGTACTCCGTATGTATGTACTATCACTCCTACCCATCTTGCCGATATCTATTACTCATCTTTCCAGGAAACTGCTTTTGGCCATATAAAAGTGATTCTAAGCTTTCCTATGACTGGGTATAACGGATCTACACCTAATTGGTCTAATGGAGTGTTTATAGGAACATTAGATAGTTTATGCAGACCAACTTCTTATAAAAACTTCAATGTATCCTCAAATGGTGGAGGCTGGAGTGTATCATTGGGACCAGCTGGAGATATTACAGTAAGGTCTACAGGAGGAAACTCAGGAAGTTCAGCCACTTTATATTTTGAATATGATAAATAA